A single genomic interval of Pseudanabaena sp. FACHB-2040 harbors:
- the drmC gene encoding DISARM system phospholipase D-like protein DrmC → MSPFLRLSRPALSSIADALETERLAFPASSVSLRSYVPETLLPEVVAEVNQLHQQGMTGNQIAYMLRLLAQERTASQARQDLIDLVWTGPEVLGTESRDTGVVVRELFSSAQHSVLISSFAIDQGAKGHELFRPLAERMDTNPNLQVRMFLNVKRKYQDPTPASVLLRQFAETFRRHVWPGKRLPEVFHDPRAVEMTADSNVCLQAKCVVVDEERLLITSANFTEAAHERNIEAGILMTDRIVARAIRSQFEMLSARGALKRVPGL, encoded by the coding sequence ATGTCTCCCTTTCTCAGGCTGAGCCGCCCTGCACTTAGCAGCATTGCTGATGCTTTGGAGACTGAAAGACTAGCATTTCCTGCGTCCTCGGTATCTCTTCGTAGCTACGTCCCTGAGACTCTTTTGCCTGAGGTCGTTGCGGAAGTTAATCAGCTACACCAGCAGGGCATGACTGGGAATCAAATTGCATACATGTTGAGGCTGCTGGCTCAAGAGAGAACCGCCTCTCAAGCAAGACAAGACCTGATCGATTTGGTGTGGACTGGGCCAGAAGTGCTGGGAACCGAAAGCCGAGATACTGGAGTTGTTGTGCGAGAGCTATTCAGCAGCGCCCAGCATAGCGTTCTGATCTCTAGTTTTGCCATTGACCAAGGTGCTAAAGGCCATGAGCTTTTTCGCCCTCTGGCTGAGCGTATGGATACTAATCCAAACTTGCAGGTCAGAATGTTTCTCAATGTCAAACGAAAGTATCAAGACCCTACACCAGCCTCGGTATTACTCAGGCAGTTTGCAGAAACCTTTCGCCGCCATGTATGGCCGGGAAAGCGTTTACCGGAAGTCTTCCACGACCCCAGAGCGGTTGAGATGACCGCTGACTCAAACGTCTGTCTGCAGGCTAAGTGCGTGGTTGTAGATGAGGAACGGCTTTTGATCACCTCAGCCAACTTTACTGAGGCAGCTCATGAGAGAAATATCGAAGCTGGAATCCTTATGACTGACCGTATAGTTGCCAGAGCCATTCGTTCCCAGTTTGAAATGCTGTCTGCCAGAGGTGCGTTAAAGCGGGTGCCAGGGCTTTGA
- a CDS encoding CHAT domain-containing protein — protein MRHPAKLLGLTLLAGLLTLSLQRPGLSGVVETLETLPPSVHLAQDFRGIARKAEADRLLSQGLEQQNRSQYLQALQSWEQALAIYRDIQNRRGEGRALGHLGNAYHNLGDYRRAIEFYEQSLAIAREVSDRGAEGAALGNLGNAYRNLGDYRRAIEFHEQSLEIAREIGDRGAEGAVLGNLGLAYNNLGEYRRAIEFQEQHLEIARELGNRGREGVALGNLGLAYNNLGEYRRAIEFHEQRLAIAREIGDRSGEGTALGNLGIAYYRLGEYRRAIEFYEQTLSLFREIGDRGGEGRALGSLGLAYRNLEQYDLAIDFYSQALSIFSALGSRAEAGITLSNLGNLLNDQDQPELAIVFLKSSVDVRESIRGGLQGLDTSLQQSFTDTVAGTYRTLADLLLQQNRILEAQRVLDLLKVQELDDSLRGVRSTDSTTSGVAFWQVESDLLALYQQVITDADELAQLQAAGYDSLSPEQQQRLATLRQRSTDVQRRFTAFLDLPEVRSLLAQIRQETAGQNLAIETQHRALQNNLRALPQKTALLYPLILSDRLELVLVTADGPPLRYPIAVKGEELNRAIVAFGQALKDPSSDIQPLAQQLYSWLVAPLEPQLEQAGIESLLYAPDGALRYLPLAALHDGEQYLAQRFSLSHITAASLTNFDQVPNASRRRLLAAACAECSFTITVGGATFPFGDLPYSETEVKALAEQVPNTSVLLNEGFNRSELENRLGSYSIIHLATHGAVVENQPSQSFVVLGSGEAVTLETIRQSWSLSHTELVVLSACETAVGSPQLGSGVEILGLGYQIQEAGALGVLASLWKVSDQGTQVLMSAFYDALGQGMTKAEALQAAQQALITGDFSAVGGQRGTIELISSQTGQPPVAGGSLAHPYYWAPFILIGNGL, from the coding sequence ATGCGCCACCCCGCTAAGCTACTGGGTCTAACCCTCCTTGCCGGTTTGCTCACTCTGTCTCTCCAGCGGCCAGGGCTTTCAGGTGTCGTAGAGACTCTGGAAACGCTACCCCCCTCGGTGCATCTAGCCCAAGACTTTCGTGGCATTGCCCGCAAAGCTGAGGCAGATCGGCTACTTTCGCAGGGCCTTGAGCAACAAAACCGCAGCCAGTATCTCCAGGCGTTGCAGTCGTGGGAACAGGCACTGGCTATCTATCGGGACATCCAGAATCGCCGTGGCGAAGGGCGTGCGTTAGGGCACTTGGGCAATGCTTACCACAATCTAGGGGACTATCGCCGCGCTATTGAGTTCTATGAGCAAAGTCTGGCAATTGCCCGTGAGGTGAGCGACCGGGGCGCGGAAGGGGCAGCCCTGGGGAATTTGGGCAATGCTTACCGCAACCTAGGGGACTATCGCCGCGCCATTGAGTTCCATGAGCAAAGTCTGGAGATCGCCCGTGAGATTGGCGACCGGGGCGCGGAAGGGGCAGTCCTGGGGAACTTGGGCCTTGCTTACAACAACCTGGGGGAGTATCGCCGCGCCATCGAGTTCCAAGAGCAACACCTGGAGATCGCCCGTGAGCTGGGCAACCGGGGCAGGGAAGGGGTTGCTCTGGGGAACTTGGGCCTTGCTTACAACAACCTAGGGGAGTATCGCCGCGCCATTGAGTTCCATGAGCAAAGGCTAGCAATCGCCCGTGAGATTGGCGACCGGAGCGGGGAAGGGACTGCTCTGGGGAATTTGGGCATTGCTTACTACAGGCTGGGGGAGTATCGCCGCGCCATCGAGTTCTATGAGCAAACCCTGTCTCTCTTCCGTGAGATTGGCGACCGGGGCGGGGAAGGGCGTGCCCTGGGAAGTTTGGGCCTTGCTTACCGCAACCTAGAGCAGTACGACCTCGCTATCGATTTCTACAGCCAAGCCCTTTCCATCTTCAGCGCCCTGGGCAGCCGAGCTGAAGCGGGCATTACCCTCAGTAACCTCGGCAATCTCCTCAACGACCAAGACCAGCCCGAACTCGCTATTGTCTTCCTCAAATCCTCGGTGGATGTGCGCGAATCCATCCGCGGCGGCCTGCAAGGGCTAGATACTAGCCTGCAGCAGTCCTTCACCGACACCGTCGCCGGCACCTACCGCACCCTGGCCGACCTGCTGCTGCAACAAAACCGCATTCTCGAAGCCCAGCGGGTGCTCGACCTGCTCAAGGTGCAAGAGCTCGATGATTCTCTGCGAGGGGTGCGCAGCACCGACTCCACCACTAGCGGCGTCGCCTTTTGGCAAGTGGAGTCAGACCTGCTGGCTCTCTACCAGCAGGTCATCACTGACGCCGATGAACTCGCCCAACTGCAAGCCGCCGGCTACGACAGTCTCAGCCCCGAACAGCAGCAGCGCCTCGCTACCCTGCGCCAGCGCAGCACCGACGTCCAGCGCCGCTTCACCGCCTTTCTCGACCTGCCAGAGGTGCGCTCACTGCTAGCGCAAATCCGCCAGGAGACGGCAGGGCAAAACCTGGCCATCGAGACCCAGCACCGCGCCCTGCAAAACAACCTGCGTGCCCTGCCCCAAAAGACTGCCCTGCTCTACCCGCTGATTTTGAGCGACCGCCTCGAACTGGTTCTGGTCACCGCCGATGGCCCCCCCCTGCGCTACCCCATCGCTGTCAAGGGGGAAGAGCTAAACCGCGCCATTGTCGCCTTTGGCCAGGCCCTCAAAGACCCCAGCAGCGACATTCAACCCCTGGCCCAGCAGCTCTACAGCTGGCTGGTCGCCCCCCTCGAACCCCAACTGGAGCAGGCGGGCATCGAGTCGCTGCTCTACGCTCCCGATGGAGCGCTGCGCTACCTGCCCCTAGCCGCCCTCCACGATGGCGAGCAGTATTTGGCCCAGCGCTTTAGCCTCAGTCATATCACAGCTGCCTCGTTGACCAACTTTGACCAGGTGCCTAATGCCAGTAGGCGGCGCTTGCTGGCGGCAGCCTGCGCCGAGTGCAGCTTTACCATCACCGTGGGCGGGGCGACCTTTCCCTTTGGCGACCTGCCCTACAGCGAAACCGAAGTCAAAGCCCTGGCCGAGCAGGTGCCCAACACCAGCGTGCTGCTAAACGAGGGCTTTAACCGCAGCGAGCTAGAAAATCGCCTGGGCAGCTACAGCATCATTCACCTGGCCACCCACGGCGCGGTGGTGGAAAACCAACCGAGCCAGTCCTTTGTGGTGCTCGGCAGCGGTGAAGCGGTCACCCTGGAGACCATCCGCCAGAGCTGGAGCCTCAGCCACACCGAACTGGTGGTGCTCAGCGCCTGTGAAACTGCCGTGGGCAGCCCCCAGCTGGGCAGCGGTGTGGAGATTTTGGGCTTGGGCTACCAGATTCAAGAGGCTGGTGCCCTGGGGGTGCTGGCCTCGCTGTGGAAGGTGAGCGACCAGGGCACCCAGGTGCTGATGAGTGCCTTCTACGACGCCCTGGGCCAGGGCATGACCAAGGCTGAGGCTCTGCAAGCAGCCCAGCAAGCGCTGATTACGGGCGATTTTTCTGCTGTCGGGGGGCAGCGGGGCACCATAGAGCTGATTAGCAGCCAGACGGGTCAACCTCCGGTAGCGGGCGGCTCCTTGGCCCACCCTTATTACTGGGCACCGTTTATTCTGATCGGCAATGGACTGTAA
- a CDS encoding DUF4158 domain-containing protein, translated as MPSVQDTAYPRLKNHLTEKDLLTLYTPTTEELELAKRVTMKPVTCLNFLVLLKAFQRLRYGVALVDVPASITRHIVTSVQLPTSRQKVSQYDASETRRRHLSVIRDYLQIAAFDQKAHEAMLEALKMAVEAKYDLVDLVNIALEELVREHFELPGFSTLERAARTVRKAHLEQLYQQVSEALTSAQRQQLASFFSEGDEDTHWERLK; from the coding sequence ATGCCAAGCGTTCAAGATACGGCTTATCCCCGACTCAAAAACCATCTAACTGAGAAGGACTTGCTTACCCTCTATACACCCACAACAGAGGAACTGGAGTTAGCCAAGCGAGTCACCATGAAACCTGTAACGTGCTTGAACTTCCTCGTTCTCCTCAAGGCATTCCAACGGCTGAGGTATGGTGTGGCATTGGTAGACGTTCCTGCCAGTATCACTCGTCATATTGTTACAAGTGTTCAGCTACCGACGTCTCGACAGAAAGTGAGCCAATATGATGCCTCCGAAACTCGAAGACGGCATTTGAGCGTCATTCGCGACTATTTGCAAATTGCAGCCTTTGACCAAAAGGCTCACGAGGCGATGCTCGAAGCCCTGAAGATGGCGGTGGAGGCAAAATATGACTTGGTGGATCTGGTCAATATTGCCCTCGAAGAGTTGGTGCGGGAACACTTTGAGCTACCGGGTTTCTCGACGTTGGAGCGGGCTGCCCGGACGGTTCGCAAAGCTCATCTCGAGCAGCTCTACCAGCAGGTAAGTGAGGCGCTGACATCAGCTCAACGACAACAACTGGCCAGTTTTTTTAGCGAAGGTGACGAAGACACGCATTGGGAGCGGCTCAAATAA
- a CDS encoding MBL fold metallo-hydrolase: MHIHHLNCGTNCPLGGRLIDGISKGLTAKLVCHCLLIESADGLVLVDTGLGTEDIQHPVSRLSSTFLLMNNFQLRSQETALAQLKSAGYNPNDVRHIVLTHLDFDHAGGVSDFPHATVHVMADELRAAKERQGFWGVRRYRPVQWSSVAKWQLYEPQGETWNGFQAVKQLEGLPSDILLISLIGHSRGHAGIAIRQSDSWLLHAGDAYVHHSELQYDSVYPGIIEYQGLLDVDKKARIQNQARLRELANNPAAKVHVFCSHDPLELAQLSNVGVWQRT, from the coding sequence ATGCACATTCATCACCTCAACTGTGGTACCAATTGCCCGCTTGGTGGACGGCTAATTGACGGCATTAGCAAAGGTCTAACTGCAAAGCTAGTATGCCACTGCCTACTTATTGAATCAGCGGATGGGCTGGTGCTAGTTGACACTGGACTTGGCACCGAGGACATACAGCACCCTGTTTCTCGGCTCAGCTCTACCTTTCTACTAATGAACAACTTCCAACTCCGGTCCCAGGAGACGGCGCTTGCTCAACTGAAGTCCGCCGGATATAACCCCAACGATGTGCGCCATATTGTCTTGACACATCTAGATTTTGACCATGCAGGCGGAGTTAGTGATTTTCCGCATGCCACGGTGCATGTGATGGCCGACGAGCTACGGGCAGCAAAAGAGCGTCAAGGATTTTGGGGGGTTCGGAGGTACCGACCTGTGCAGTGGAGTAGTGTCGCTAAGTGGCAACTTTACGAACCTCAAGGCGAAACCTGGAACGGCTTTCAGGCAGTGAAGCAGCTTGAGGGTCTGCCATCTGATATTCTTTTGATTTCGCTGATAGGGCACTCCAGAGGGCATGCAGGCATCGCCATTCGGCAATCTGACAGTTGGCTGCTCCACGCAGGCGATGCCTATGTGCATCACTCCGAACTCCAGTACGACTCGGTCTATCCAGGGATCATTGAATATCAGGGACTACTGGATGTAGACAAGAAAGCGCGTATTCAAAATCAGGCCCGACTTAGGGAACTAGCCAATAACCCCGCAGCCAAGGTTCACGTTTTTTGCTCTCATGATCCCCTTGAGTTAGCCCAACTGAGCAATGTTGGGGTGTGGCAACGAACCTGA
- a CDS encoding small multi-drug export protein, with translation MIQSLTIPAQIITMPAIEYVTKALTTWSVGFSPYAEVYAAVAAGMALGLDAVSAVFWGVLGNFVPIPLLLWGYDRLMQVPQLRAWLSRLQKRGGQRVREPFKRYGAWFLIPMTPLLGSWTVAIVGPLTGIAPRQLLVFSLVSITLYGVATAIAITTGISWFSAP, from the coding sequence ATGATTCAATCCCTTACCATCCCAGCTCAAATCATCACCATGCCGGCAATAGAGTACGTCACTAAAGCGCTGACGACATGGTCAGTAGGGTTCTCTCCCTACGCCGAGGTTTACGCGGCCGTTGCGGCAGGCATGGCTTTGGGGTTGGACGCGGTTTCAGCGGTATTTTGGGGCGTACTTGGCAATTTTGTGCCCATTCCACTCCTGCTGTGGGGCTATGATCGCCTCATGCAGGTTCCTCAACTGCGCGCTTGGCTCTCGCGCTTACAGAAACGCGGTGGGCAGCGGGTTAGAGAGCCCTTCAAGCGTTATGGTGCCTGGTTTCTCATCCCCATGACGCCCCTTTTAGGAAGCTGGACAGTGGCCATCGTTGGCCCGCTTACTGGCATTGCACCCCGGCAACTTTTAGTCTTTTCACTAGTTAGCATCACGCTGTACGGCGTTGCGACAGCCATTGCCATAACCACCGGCATAAGCTGGTTTTCTGCCCCTTAG
- a CDS encoding DUF5367 family protein has product MNTKDRLSLVLVGFSIWATATIVYRQVGSIFFERSVMEYWLNVASTSGLYTLVFVGLMRWRRIETKDWLQGAICIALPGMLGEIPILADFVELMSNMHPETAGRYAAFLFSGYSILLGFAWFRAIREVRFLTPEQLH; this is encoded by the coding sequence ATGAACACAAAAGATCGCTTGAGTCTCGTGCTGGTTGGATTTAGCATTTGGGCAACGGCCACCATAGTCTATCGGCAGGTGGGCTCGATTTTCTTTGAGCGCTCGGTTATGGAATATTGGCTCAACGTTGCCAGCACTAGCGGCCTATATACGCTGGTCTTTGTCGGGTTGATGCGGTGGCGACGTATTGAAACCAAAGACTGGTTGCAGGGCGCAATCTGCATCGCGCTGCCTGGAATGCTAGGGGAAATTCCCATTTTGGCGGACTTTGTTGAGTTGATGAGCAACATGCATCCTGAAACCGCTGGGCGCTACGCAGCGTTCTTATTTTCTGGGTACTCAATCTTGTTGGGTTTTGCCTGGTTTAGGGCGATTAGGGAGGTACGATTCCTTACCCCTGAACAGCTGCACTAG
- a CDS encoding TetR/AcrR family transcriptional regulator, producing MSRPTEPQKKAELVEKCLEVAIEAGALDASINAIAKRIGTSGRMLVYHFGSKQELERQVIARLEVRLREQLQSLQNTAVADADTVAESLLAMWQQFTTPDMQGWLKLTMDLNLRAMQGDAETQQFLERETQQWIESLTALTGDEAVARSLFHLFQGATLDFLTTGNAQRGEQSIKAFLATLKSVHPE from the coding sequence ATGAGTCGACCCACCGAACCTCAAAAGAAAGCTGAGTTGGTAGAAAAGTGCCTGGAGGTGGCCATTGAGGCGGGCGCACTGGACGCTAGCATTAACGCGATCGCTAAACGCATTGGCACCAGCGGGCGCATGTTGGTCTACCACTTTGGCTCGAAGCAAGAGTTAGAGCGCCAGGTGATTGCCCGGCTAGAGGTGCGTCTGCGCGAACAGCTACAGTCGCTGCAAAACACAGCCGTAGCAGATGCCGATACCGTTGCCGAGTCTCTGCTGGCGATGTGGCAGCAATTTACCACCCCAGACATGCAGGGCTGGCTAAAGCTGACAATGGATCTCAACCTGCGGGCTATGCAAGGCGATGCTGAAACTCAGCAGTTTCTAGAGCGCGAAACCCAGCAGTGGATTGAGTCGCTAACGGCGCTGACAGGAGATGAAGCGGTGGCGCGCTCGCTGTTTCACCTATTTCAGGGGGCTACCCTCGACTTTTTGACCACGGGCAATGCGCAGCGAGGTGAGCAGAGCATAAAGGCATTTTTGGCTACGCTAAAATCGGTCCACCCCGAATAG
- a CDS encoding transposase — protein MTTAHASSLTCDQWDLLSALSAGAKATGRPRTVDLYDVVNAILYLLMSGCA, from the coding sequence ATGACCACAGCCCATGCCAGTAGTCTGACTTGTGACCAGTGGGATCTCCTGTCAGCCCTATCAGCTGGAGCCAAAGCCACGGGTCGTCCCCGAACCGTTGACCTCTACGATGTTGTCAATGCGATTCTCTATCTCTTGATGAGCGGGTGCGCCTGA
- a CDS encoding NAD-dependent epimerase/dehydratase family protein encodes MKLLILGGTRFVGRYLVTAALARRHEVTLFNRGKHSSAALTGIETIYGDRNSDLAKLQGRRWDAVVDTSGYLPRAVRALAEVLSDSVDAYAFISSLSVYADFSVVGMDETSFVAGLASEQLDKANAIDSSGQASAVTYGEMYGGLKALCEQAAEEVLPNRVLIIRPGLIVGPEDYTDRFTYWVVRVARGGEVLALGRPRRSVQFIDVRDLAEWTVRMIEHQETGVYNANGLPDNLTMGAVLEECKTVTDSDASLTWVSDDFLLQEKVSPWSEMPLWLPEEAAPQVKGFMFINCNKAVGAGLSFRPSSDTIKDTLAWHETNRLNEELQAGIDTGKEQRLLRKWYEHIDYLEGV; translated from the coding sequence ATGAAACTATTGATTCTTGGCGGAACAAGATTTGTAGGTCGTTATCTAGTCACGGCAGCCCTCGCACGCCGCCATGAGGTCACGCTGTTCAATCGCGGGAAGCATTCGTCTGCGGCTTTAACAGGTATCGAAACCATCTACGGAGATCGAAACAGCGATTTGGCTAAGCTTCAAGGTCGTCGTTGGGATGCAGTCGTTGATACTAGCGGATATCTTCCGAGGGCCGTCAGGGCGTTAGCCGAAGTCTTATCTGATTCAGTAGACGCTTACGCTTTTATTTCCAGTCTTTCCGTCTATGCAGATTTTAGCGTTGTCGGGATGGACGAAACTTCTTTCGTCGCGGGACTGGCGAGCGAACAATTGGACAAGGCGAACGCAATTGATTCATCAGGGCAAGCCTCTGCGGTGACTTATGGGGAAATGTATGGCGGGTTAAAAGCTCTGTGTGAGCAGGCGGCTGAAGAAGTCTTGCCCAATCGAGTGCTGATCATTCGTCCCGGTTTGATCGTTGGCCCTGAGGATTATACCGACCGCTTTACTTACTGGGTGGTGCGTGTCGCTCGCGGCGGTGAAGTATTAGCTCTGGGTCGGCCTCGCCGCTCTGTTCAGTTTATTGATGTCCGGGACTTAGCCGAATGGACTGTGAGAATGATTGAGCATCAGGAAACGGGCGTCTATAACGCCAACGGTCTGCCTGACAACCTGACGATGGGAGCGGTGCTTGAGGAATGTAAAACGGTCACCGATAGTGACGCTTCTTTGACATGGGTCAGTGACGACTTTCTGTTGCAAGAGAAAGTCTCTCCGTGGAGCGAAATGCCCCTTTGGCTGCCGGAAGAAGCTGCCCCGCAGGTGAAAGGCTTTATGTTCATCAACTGTAATAAAGCTGTGGGCGCTGGTCTTAGCTTTCGCCCCTCGAGCGACACAATCAAAGATACACTAGCTTGGCACGAAACAAATCGCCTCAATGAAGAATTGCAAGCTGGTATTGACACGGGCAAAGAACAAAGGTTGCTGCGCAAATGGTATGAACACATTGACTACTTAGAGGGCGTTTGA
- a CDS encoding TetR/AcrR family transcriptional regulator produces the protein MDAAEQEFSRHGLSGARLSAIADLAQVTTASLHYYFENKENLYKAVLQRPINEVQSTLGQLNFDDLSPEEALKQIIRIAIANEAKNPQRQMLWFQEASQNQGIYFKQCNVLSLHEYLLKILEQGMAEGYFRPLKPFLALTHILSVCLFYFTVHENWKHLTPDVDRLSPEMIEEHIEEATSFILAGIRHS, from the coding sequence TTGGATGCCGCAGAGCAAGAATTTTCACGGCATGGCTTAAGTGGTGCGCGGCTGAGTGCGATCGCGGATCTCGCTCAGGTTACGACGGCATCGCTGCATTACTACTTTGAGAATAAGGAAAACTTATACAAGGCAGTTCTACAACGCCCGATCAATGAAGTTCAATCCACGCTTGGGCAGTTAAATTTTGATGATTTATCTCCTGAAGAAGCCCTGAAGCAAATCATTCGGATCGCGATCGCAAACGAGGCTAAAAATCCGCAACGGCAAATGCTGTGGTTTCAAGAGGCAAGCCAAAATCAAGGAATTTACTTCAAACAGTGTAACGTTTTGAGCCTGCATGAGTATTTACTCAAGATTCTAGAGCAAGGTATGGCGGAAGGATATTTTCGCCCTCTCAAACCGTTTTTGGCTCTAACTCATATCTTGAGTGTTTGCCTGTTCTACTTTACAGTTCATGAAAATTGGAAACATCTAACACCAGATGTTGACCGCCTGAGTCCAGAGATGATAGAAGAACACATAGAAGAGGCGACCTCATTTATTTTGGCAGGTATAAGGCACTCCTAA
- a CDS encoding Rieske 2Fe-2S domain-containing protein — MNQLQGAPWLLAHRSMLKPNQPMKISLLGNDYVLWQDSRGNINALPNACPHMGAMLSEGWCVTQSDGNSAITCPFHALEFDNLGCTVLPGSNKQTKSLLPPLELVIQGDFIWSYGSYEPKIPIPAIMNEIATEYEFIGVTGERSIPTDLLSLLLNMHDYNHQNGTHRELFEIEEVQVKQFIDEGLHSHAYLSQPRKQPTFRDILRNPAQLAMPKVLEAHLENFFPFMGLLHGEDKLLSLKECHFYLPEADCQSRVFVLIYMKAHSPIAHLLKRNLLKLIDVVVDQDARILERIYANAPQRIKLNNEVGMDWVRRNFDSFPAVVEPNLSR, encoded by the coding sequence ATGAATCAATTGCAAGGCGCACCGTGGCTTTTGGCACATCGTTCCATGCTGAAGCCCAATCAGCCGATGAAAATCTCACTATTGGGTAATGATTACGTCCTTTGGCAAGATAGTCGTGGCAACATTAATGCTTTGCCAAATGCTTGTCCTCATATGGGTGCAATGCTGTCTGAGGGTTGGTGTGTAACTCAATCTGATGGTAATAGTGCGATCACTTGTCCTTTTCATGCCTTGGAATTTGACAATTTAGGTTGCACAGTTCTACCAGGATCGAATAAACAGACTAAATCTCTCTTGCCGCCCCTAGAATTAGTTATCCAAGGGGATTTTATTTGGTCATATGGCAGCTATGAGCCAAAAATCCCAATTCCTGCAATTATGAATGAGATTGCAACAGAGTATGAGTTCATTGGCGTGACGGGAGAACGCAGCATTCCGACCGACCTTCTGAGTTTGCTACTCAATATGCACGACTACAATCACCAAAACGGCACTCATCGAGAATTATTTGAGATTGAAGAAGTGCAAGTGAAGCAGTTCATTGATGAGGGGTTACATTCTCATGCGTATTTGTCACAACCCCGCAAACAACCTACATTTCGCGATATTCTAAGAAATCCTGCTCAGCTTGCGATGCCAAAGGTGCTAGAGGCACATCTAGAAAACTTTTTTCCGTTCATGGGATTGTTACACGGTGAAGATAAGCTATTGAGCCTCAAGGAATGTCACTTCTATCTTCCAGAAGCCGATTGTCAATCTCGTGTATTTGTATTGATATATATGAAAGCACATTCTCCAATCGCACATCTGCTGAAACGCAATCTGCTTAAGTTAATTGATGTGGTTGTGGATCAAGATGCAAGGATTTTAGAAAGGATTTACGCCAATGCACCACAGCGTATAAAGTTAAACAATGAAGTGGGAATGGATTGGGTGCGACGCAATTTTGACAGCTTTCCAGCCGTAGTCGAACCCAATCTATCTCGGTAG
- a CDS encoding saccharopine dehydrogenase NADP-binding domain-containing protein — translation MNKKILIIGGYGNVGRIIATELGKRFPRQVIVAGRNYQKAKEFSLELGQQVIPMALDISHISANEKSLDDVGIVMMCLDLESIEFVRLCIQRRIHYIDISASYSILSQIEKLNKEAEVARATVILSVGLAPGLTNLLTKHCQSKVPGMTYADIYILLGMGDIHGDAALQWTLENLSGEFTIRDNEGTKQVKSFEDSKQTVFPGKSGKRTAYRFNFSDQHVLPQTLDLKSVSTRLCFDSAWMTSLLAVMKKTGVSRLLTLNGVEGLLVSLLKRLHFGSAEFVVKVDGGNLLGKGALYECSLWGEVEGRVTGLVAAKVAEKLVLSSYPAGVFHIEQLFTLHEFLENLGQHGLKFEEKECVTA, via the coding sequence ATGAATAAGAAAATTCTCATCATCGGTGGATATGGTAATGTCGGTCGTATTATTGCAACTGAGTTAGGCAAGCGATTCCCCAGGCAAGTCATCGTTGCCGGGAGGAATTATCAAAAAGCCAAAGAGTTTTCGTTGGAATTGGGACAGCAGGTAATTCCAATGGCACTCGATATTTCTCACATTTCTGCCAATGAGAAATCACTGGATGATGTGGGAATTGTCATGATGTGCTTGGACTTGGAAAGTATTGAATTTGTTCGGCTGTGTATTCAACGAAGGATTCACTATATTGATATTTCTGCAAGCTATTCTATTCTTTCCCAAATTGAGAAGCTCAACAAGGAAGCTGAGGTGGCAAGGGCTACGGTTATTTTAAGTGTGGGTCTGGCTCCCGGTTTGACCAATCTCCTGACCAAACACTGTCAATCAAAGGTGCCGGGCATGACCTATGCTGATATTTACATTCTGCTAGGGATGGGAGACATTCACGGTGACGCTGCCCTTCAGTGGACTTTGGAGAATCTGAGCGGGGAGTTTACTATTCGTGATAATGAGGGAACCAAGCAGGTAAAAAGCTTTGAAGATAGCAAACAAACGGTCTTTCCCGGTAAGTCAGGAAAAAGAACCGCTTATCGGTTCAATTTTTCCGATCAACATGTGCTTCCACAAACCCTGGATCTCAAGAGTGTCTCTACACGGCTCTGCTTTGATTCTGCCTGGATGACCTCTTTGTTGGCTGTCATGAAAAAAACAGGTGTAAGTCGTCTGCTGACCCTGAACGGTGTTGAAGGATTATTGGTCAGCCTACTTAAGCGGCTACATTTTGGTTCCGCCGAATTTGTCGTAAAGGTAGACGGGGGCAACTTACTCGGAAAAGGAGCCTTATATGAATGTTCATTGTGGGGAGAAGTTGAAGGACGAGTAACCGGACTAGTGGCTGCCAAGGTTGCTGAAAAACTGGTTCTATCTTCATATCCGGCTGGGGTATTCCACATTGAGCAATTATTCACTCTCCATGAATTCTTGGAAAACCTAGGTCAGCATGGTCTGAAGTTTGAAGAGAAGGAATGTGTCACGGCATAG